The DNA region GGAACTATGACGAAAGCAAGCACTGGCACGAATGCACTTCTGCCGAAGGCGAATGCGATGCACAGAAAACTGATGTCGCTGAACATACATTTACAGAATGGAAAGTGACAAAGGAAGCAACATGTGAAGAAGCAGGAACAGAAAGCAGAAAGTGTACTGTATGCGGCAAGGAAGAAACCAGACCGGTTGCAGCAACAGGTCATAAGTACGGAACACCGGAATATACATGGTCAGCAGACGGAAAGACATGCACAGCAACTGTTATTTGTGAGACAGACAAGAAGTTTACAGTAACAGAAACAGTTGAAGTGACAAGTGAAATAAAGACACCGGCGACATGCGATAAGGCTGGAGTAACAGCATACTCAGCTAAATTTGAGAACGAACTCTTCAGTGCTCAGACAAAGGAAATTGAAAATATTCCTGCAACAGGCCATAAGTTTGGTGAGTGGACAGTTACCAAGGAAGCGACCTGCGACGAAGATGGTGCCGAAAGCAGAAAGTGTGAATTCTGCGGTAAGGAAGAAACAAAGGTTATCCTTGCAGAAGGTCATGAGCTTGGTGAGTGGACAGTTACAAAGCCGGCAACATGTGAAGAAAAGGGTATCGAAACAAGATACTGCACACATGATGACGGAACATTCGAAACAAGAGAAATCCCGGCAATCGGACATAGGTACGGTGAACCTGTATACACATGGTCAGATGACGGAAAGACATGCACAGCAACAGTAACCTGTGAACATGACAAGGCTCATGTAATAACAGAAGAAGCAGTGATCACAAGTGCAGTAAAGACAGCAGCAACATGTGATAATAAAGGCATAACAACATACACATCAACATTTAAGAACGAACTCTTCAGTGTGCAGACAAAGGACGTTGAAGACGTTCCTGCAGCAGGTCATGAGTTTGGTGACTGGGAAGTAACAAAGCAGCCAACATGTACAGAAAAGGGAGTTCAGACAAGAAAATGCAAAGACTGTGATGAAACTGAAACGCAGGAGATTGCAGCAACAGGTGAACATAAGTTCGGTAAGTGGACCATCAATATTGTTGCAGGTCCGGATGGCGACGGTGAAAAACAGCACGTCTGCGATGTATGCGGCAAGGTTGAGAAAGAAGCCACAAAGTACGATGACGAAGTTAAGCCGACTGAACCGGGAACACCGGAAGATGAGGATGCATCTGGTAAGATCGAGAACATAACCGATCCGAAGGAAAATGCATGCGGTGGTACTATCGAAGTAAGCAAGAGCGATATTCTCGAAACATTCCCGCTTGAAAAGGAAGAACTGGAGAGCGTTGAGAATGGCAGCGACATCAGTCTTAAGCTTGAAGTAAAGGATATTGCAGAAGAAGTAAAGGCTTCAGAAGATGCAGACAAGATAAACGCTGCAGTAGAAACTGCAATTGAAAAACTTGTTGCCGAAATGAATGAAGACAACAGTGTTGCTGAAGAGAAGAAGGCTGAAGAAATAGCAAAGGTAAAGAATGCTAAGGTTGCAGCCGTACTTGATGTAACAATTGAAAAGTTCATCGACGGTGAAGATGCCGGAAGAGTTACAGAGCTTAAGAAACCGCTTCGAGTATATATCAACCTTCCGGAAGGTCTTTATGAAGAAGGCAGAAGCTACTTTGTAGTTCGTGAACACAACGGCGAATACGAAGCACTTGAACTTCATATCATTGACGCATCAAGAGGCTGGTTCGAATCACAGTATTATTCGAAGTTCTATATCATGTACACAGAAAAGGCTCCGGAACCAGTAGTCGAACCGGAACCAGTAGTCGAACCGGAACCAGTAGTCGAACCGGAACCAGTAGTCGAACCGGAACCAGTAGTCGAACCGGAACCAGTAGTCGAACCGGAACCAGTAGTCGAACCGGAACCAGTAATCGAACCAGAACCAGTAGTCGAACCAGAACCGGTGATCGAACCAGAGCCTGTAGTCGAACCAGAACCGGTGGTTGAACCAGAACCAGTAGTCGAACCTGAACCAGTGGTTGAACCGGAACCAGTTCACGAACATAAATTCGGCGAATGGAAGACTTCACAGAACGCATCATGGCTCCACAGAGGTTATGAAGAAAGAACCTGTGAATGCGGAGAAAAGGAAACCAGAAGAGTCGAAGAAAGCTGGACGGAATGGCTTGTTGGTGCAATTGGCAGAAGACTCAGAAATCTTTTCCGCTGATAACAGAATTCTTAAAACTGCGATGAATGATCATCCGCATGTAAAACAAAATTAATGAGCGGCAGCTCATTTACGATTAAAAAGGCACTTTCAGCGTCAGCTGAAGGTGCCTTTTTCACCTTTTCAGAAGAAAGCCCAACAGAGTTTGGTGTGGTTTGGAGCAGTGTTTATTCATATAGAAGTACATAAAAAAATCAGCATATCCATTCGCGTAAAATACGCGGCAGGATATGCTGATATGGTTTAAAGAGAACTTTTATATTCTCTTATATATTTGGTTATTATGCTTCTTCAGTCGGCTGCTTTTCAGTGCAGGTGAATTCTCCCTTTTCCTTGTCGTAGTCAACGATAAGTTCTGAACCAGGGGCTAAGTCAACTGCGATGATCTTCTTTGCAACGAGTGTTTCGACTGTTCTCTGGATGTATCTCTTGAGCGGTCTTGCACCGAAGTTCGGATCGAATCCGTCTTCGACGATGAATTCCTTGGCAGCATCAGTAACTGTGATGGTGAGCTGCTTGTTTTCAAGACGCTTCTGGAGGGAAACGAGCATAAGATCAACGATCTTGATTACCTGATCCTTCATGAGCGGCTTGTAGAATACAATCTCGTCGAGACGGTTGAGAAATTCAGGACGGAAGCTCTGCTTGAGTACCTTGTCAACCTTTTCTCTTGCTTCTGCGGTGATCTCGCCGTCAACTATGCCGTCGAGTATGTAGCTTGAACCGAGGTTGGAAGTGAGAATGATGATCGTGTTTTTGAAGTCAACGAGACGGCCCTGTGAGTCTGTGATACGTCCGTCGTCGAGTACCTGAAGAAGTGTGTTGAACACATCAGGATGAGCCTTTTCAACTTCGTCGAAGAGAACTACCGAGTACGGTCTTCTTCTTACTGCTTCAGTAAGCTGACCGCCTTCCTCGTAGCCGACATATCCCGGAGGAGCTCCTATGAGTCTGCTTACGGCGTGTTTCTCCATGTATTCACTCATGTCGATACGGACAATGTTCTTTTCATCGTCGAAGAGGCACTGTGCAAGAGCCTTTGCAAGTTCTGTCTTACCAACACCTGTAGGTCCGAGGAAGAGGAATGAGCCGAGCGGCTGGTTCGGATTCTGGATGCCTGCTCTTGAACGGAGGATGGCTTCTGATACCTTCTGTACAGCCTCGTCCTGACCGATGACTCTCTTGTGAAGTGTTTCTTCCATGTGGAGGAGCTTTTCACGTTCACTTTCAACCAGCTTTGAAACAGGAATGCCTGTCCAGCGGCCGATTATCTTTGTGATCTCTTCTTCAGTTACCTTGTTTCTGAGGAGCGAGTTGTCGCCCTTTGATTCTTCGGCGAGAGCTTCCTTTTCTTCGATCTGCTTCTTGAGTTCAGGAAGCTTTGAATATTTGAGCTCGGCAGCCTTGTTCAGGTCGTACTCACGTTCAGCCTTTTCTATTTCAGCGTTTACAGCTTCGAGTTCCTCACGAAGCTTCTTTACGTCTGTGATCGCATTCTTTTCGTTTTCCCACTGAGCCTTCATTGAGTTGAATTTCTCACGGAGTTCAGCGAGTTCTTTCTGGATCTCGCTTAAGTGTTCAGCAGAAAGCTTGTCTTCTTCCTTCTTAAGCGCAGTTTCCTCGATTTCGAGGGTCAT from Ruminococcus sp. HUN007 includes:
- the clpB gene encoding ATP-dependent chaperone ClpB — protein: MNAQKFTQKSLEAVNEAQSIAISNQQMNIEQVHLFLALLNQEGSLTAQLLRKMDISPEAVTATTETIVSGLPKVTGSGRKPDTVYLSRSVDNALIASEAIAKQMGDEYVSVEHIVLALLKDPDSEMKKIISQHNINEQEFMTALASVRGNTRVTSQNPEETYDVLKKYGQDLTDLARNSKLDPVIGRDSEIRNIIRILSRKTKNNPVVIGEPGVGKTAIAEGLALRIVRGDVPSSLKDKHIFSLDLGALVAGAKFKGEFEERFKAVLKEIKASEGQIILFIDEIHMIVGAGKGEGAMDAGNLLKPMLARGEIDCIGATTLDEYRKYIEKDKALERRFQPVYVSEPTVEDTISILRGLKERYEVFHGVKIQDQALISAAVLSNRYITDRFLPDKAIDLVDEACAMIKTEIDSMPTELDEISRHIMTLEIEETALKKEEDKLSAEHLSEIQKELAELREKFNSMKAQWENEKNAITDVKKLREELEAVNAEIEKAEREYDLNKAAELKYSKLPELKKQIEEKEALAEESKGDNSLLRNKVTEEEITKIIGRWTGIPVSKLVESEREKLLHMEETLHKRVIGQDEAVQKVSEAILRSRAGIQNPNQPLGSFLFLGPTGVGKTELAKALAQCLFDDEKNIVRIDMSEYMEKHAVSRLIGAPPGYVGYEEGGQLTEAVRRRPYSVVLFDEVEKAHPDVFNTLLQVLDDGRITDSQGRLVDFKNTIIILTSNLGSSYILDGIVDGEITAEAREKVDKVLKQSFRPEFLNRLDEIVFYKPLMKDQVIKIVDLMLVSLQKRLENKQLTITVTDAAKEFIVEDGFDPNFGARPLKRYIQRTVETLVAKKIIAVDLAPGSELIVDYDKEKGEFTCTEKQPTEEA